gcgcctcggcctcgtcGACGACGCGCAGACGCTCTTCCGCAACACCGCGGCCGCGTTCTCccccggcggcggcgacgtcgtGACGTGGAACACCATGATAAGCCTGCTCGTGCAGGGCGGCCGGTGCGGCGAGGCCGTGGAGGTGCTCCACGACATGGTGGCCCTCGCCGTGCGGCCGGACGGCGTGACGTTCGCGAGCGCGCTCCCGGCGTGCtcgcggctggagatgctcgccCTCGGCAGGGAGATCCACGCCGTCGTCCTCAAGGACGGCGACCTCGCCGCCAACTCGTTCGTGGCGAGCGCGCTGGTGGACATGTACGCCGGCAACGAGCGGGTGGGCAACGCGCGGAGGGTGTTCGACATGGTGCCGGAGCCCGGGCGGCAGCTGGGCATGTGGAACGCCATGATCTGCGGCTACGCGCAGGCCGGCATGGACGCGGAGGCGCTCCAGCTCTTCTCGCGGATGGAGGCGGAGGCCGGGTGCGCGCCCAGCGAGACCACCATGTCCGGCGTGCTCCCGGCGTGCGCGCGCTCCGAGGGGCTCGCCGGCAAGGAGGCCATGCACGGGTACGTGGTGAAGCGCGGCATGGCGGGCAACCGGTTCGTGCAGAACGCGCTCATGGACATGTACGCGCGCCTCGGCGAGATGGACGTGGCGCGCCGGATCTTCGCCATGATCGACCCCCGCGACGTCGTGTCCTGGAACACCCTCATCACCGGTTGCGTCGTGCAGGGGCACATCGCCGACGCGTTCCAGCTCGTCGCGGAGATGcagctgtcatcatcatcatcaatggaAGAAGATGCCATTGTCATGCCAAACAACATCACGCTGATGACGCTCCTGCCGGGGTGCGCGGCTctggcggcgccggcgagggggaAGGAGATCCACGGGTACGCGGTGCGGCACGCGCTGGAGTCGGACATCGCCGTGGGCAGCGCGCTGGTGGACATGTACGCCAAGTGCGGCTgcctggcggcgtcgagggcggtgTTCGACCGGCTGCCGAGGAGGAACGTCATCACCTGGAACGTCCTCATCATGGCCTACGGGATGCACGGGCTCGGCGGCGACGCGGTGGCGCTCTTCGACCAgatggcggcgggcggcgaggcggcgcccaACGAGGTCACCTTCATCGCCGCCCTGGCGGCGTGCAGCCACTCCGGGCTGGTCGACCGCGGGCTGGAGCTGTTCCGCGGCATGGAGAGGGACCACGGCGTGAAGCCGACGCCGGACCTCCACGCCTGCGTCGTCGACGTGCTCGGCCGGGCGGGGAGGCTCGACGAGGCGTACAACATCATCACCTCCATGCAGCCCGGCGAGCACCAGGTGTCGGCGTGGAGCAGCCTGCTGGGCGCGTGCCGGCTGCACCGGAACGTGTCGCTCGGCGAGGTCGCCGCCGAGCGGCTCTTCGAGCTGGAGCCCGACGAGGCCAGCCACTACGTGCTGCTCTGCAACATCTACTCGGCCGCCGGGATGTGGGAGAAGTCGGTGGCGGTGCGGGCGAGGATGCGGCGGCAGGGCGTGGCCAAGGAGCCCGGGTGCAGCTGGATCGAGCTCGACGGCGCGATCCACCGGTTCATGGCCGGCGAGTCATCCCACCCGGCGAGCGCCGAGGTGCACGCGCACATGGACGCGCTCTGGGAGCGGATGCGGCGCGAGGGgtacgcgccggacacatcgtgcGTGCTCCACGACGTCGgcgaggccgagaaggcggcgatGCTCCGGTACCACAGCGAGAAGCTCGCCATCGCCCTCGGGCTGCTGCGGGCGCCGGCCGGCGCCGCCATCAGGGTGGCCAAGAACCTGAGGGTGTGCAACGACTGCCATGAGGCGGCCAAGTTCATTTCAAAGATGGTTGGGCGGGAGATTGTGCTCAGGGATGTCAGGAGGTTCCACCATTTCCGGGATGGCTCGTGCTCCTGTGGGGACTATTGGTAGAACACACGACCACTAAAAATTGTGTCTAGACCAtcaaaacagcatcaacttgacaaaatCACAGGAAATATTCTTTACTTAGGATATCATATCAGGCTGTATCTGGATTTTTTATGAAGTGAAATAGTTAATAATTATTACTCCCTCTCTGATCTAAAACATCTCATATCAGTTTACAAAAAGGTAATACAATATTCTTGGGAA
This region of Triticum aestivum cultivar Chinese Spring chromosome 2D, IWGSC CS RefSeq v2.1, whole genome shotgun sequence genomic DNA includes:
- the LOC123050968 gene encoding pentatricopeptide repeat-containing protein At3g57430, chloroplastic; translation: MAATVAPPAAPPPTSATIRSLTAAGNHAAALRALSSLSASSAQLDHFALPPAIKSAAALRDGRAARALHAAALRRALLHRPTPAAGNALLTAYARCGDLDAALALFAATPTELRDAVSYNSLISALCLFRQWERALDALRGMLAEGRHDVSSFTLVSVLLACSHLAGDDGRRLGREAHAFALKHGFLDAGRERFPFNALLSMYARLGLVDDAQTLFRNTAAAFSPGGGDVVTWNTMISLLVQGGRCGEAVEVLHDMVALAVRPDGVTFASALPACSRLEMLALGREIHAVVLKDGDLAANSFVASALVDMYAGNERVGNARRVFDMVPEPGRQLGMWNAMICGYAQAGMDAEALQLFSRMEAEAGCAPSETTMSGVLPACARSEGLAGKEAMHGYVVKRGMAGNRFVQNALMDMYARLGEMDVARRIFAMIDPRDVVSWNTLITGCVVQGHIADAFQLVAEMQLSSSSSMEEDAIVMPNNITLMTLLPGCAALAAPARGKEIHGYAVRHALESDIAVGSALVDMYAKCGCLAASRAVFDRLPRRNVITWNVLIMAYGMHGLGGDAVALFDQMAAGGEAAPNEVTFIAALAACSHSGLVDRGLELFRGMERDHGVKPTPDLHACVVDVLGRAGRLDEAYNIITSMQPGEHQVSAWSSLLGACRLHRNVSLGEVAAERLFELEPDEASHYVLLCNIYSAAGMWEKSVAVRARMRRQGVAKEPGCSWIELDGAIHRFMAGESSHPASAEVHAHMDALWERMRREGYAPDTSCVLHDVGEAEKAAMLRYHSEKLAIALGLLRAPAGAAIRVAKNLRVCNDCHEAAKFISKMVGREIVLRDVRRFHHFRDGSCSCGDYW